Proteins found in one Paenibacillus dendritiformis genomic segment:
- a CDS encoding serine hydrolase domain-containing protein translates to MKKWDLSAAGQLGLSEEGLQAAWSLLDKAAEQGIIPGGVALIGRRGHAAAYAAGHAFLSEERSIPASVDTIYDCASLTKVVITLALMLILLDRGQVRLTDPVAQHIPAFGAAGKAEVTIGQLLAHTSGLPAHRDLYSHGWTPQQIHEAICAMEPDYPPGTRCVYSCLGYIILGHIIRQQFGRPLEEAAWSEVLQPLGMTASRYNPPPEWKPRIAATEYDAALGEYRWGFVHDENAYALGGAAGNAGLFSTASDLLRYARMWLALAGSASYTAGAADASLSHSRPGDGPEALLLSREAVNEALRSHTLDIPGAHRGLGWVLRGDPADVGREGLSPFRFGHTGFTGTSLWIDPAQDLILILLTNRVHFGRGNSIAALRRQFHEAAVAAIQK, encoded by the coding sequence ATGAAAAAATGGGATCTGTCGGCAGCCGGGCAGCTTGGCCTGAGCGAGGAAGGATTACAGGCCGCCTGGTCGCTGCTTGATAAGGCGGCTGAGCAGGGAATTATCCCCGGAGGCGTGGCTCTCATTGGGCGCCGCGGCCATGCGGCGGCTTATGCCGCCGGGCATGCGTTCCTAAGCGAAGAGCGCTCCATTCCGGCCAGCGTGGATACGATCTATGACTGCGCGTCATTAACGAAGGTCGTCATTACGCTGGCACTCATGCTCATCTTGCTGGATCGCGGCCAAGTGCGGCTTACCGATCCGGTGGCACAGCATATCCCCGCATTTGGCGCCGCGGGGAAGGCAGAGGTTACGATCGGGCAGTTGCTGGCCCATACCTCGGGCTTGCCCGCGCATCGCGATCTGTATTCGCACGGATGGACGCCGCAGCAGATCCACGAGGCGATCTGCGCGATGGAACCGGACTATCCGCCAGGGACGCGCTGCGTCTATAGCTGCCTAGGATATATTATCCTCGGGCACATTATCCGGCAGCAGTTCGGGCGTCCGTTGGAGGAAGCGGCCTGGAGCGAGGTACTGCAGCCGCTTGGGATGACGGCGAGCCGGTACAACCCGCCGCCGGAATGGAAGCCGCGCATCGCGGCGACGGAATACGATGCGGCGCTGGGCGAGTACCGCTGGGGCTTCGTGCACGATGAGAACGCGTATGCGCTTGGCGGCGCGGCAGGCAATGCGGGGCTGTTCTCGACCGCATCGGATCTGCTGCGGTATGCCCGCATGTGGCTGGCCTTGGCAGGCAGCGCAAGTTATACGGCCGGCGCGGCCGACGCCTCCTTGAGCCACTCCCGGCCCGGGGACGGCCCGGAGGCCTTGCTCTTGTCGCGTGAGGCCGTCAACGAAGCGCTGCGAAGCCATACCCTTGACATTCCGGGAGCGCACCGGGGGTTGGGATGGGTGCTTCGCGGCGACCCGGCCGATGTTGGCAGGGAGGGGCTGTCTCCATTCCGTTTCGGCCATACGGGCTTCACCGGAACAAGTCTCTGGATCGATCCGGCCCAGGATCTGATCTTAATTCTGCTGACGAACCGCGTTCATTTCGGCCGGGGCAACTCGATCGCGGCGCTCCGCCGGCAGTTCCACGAAGCAGCCGTAGCGGCTATACAGAAATAA
- a CDS encoding IclR family transcriptional regulator, with amino-acid sequence MSLKTLAKSLELLDCFTSDHPIWGVRDLAKKLGMHHSVVHRIVTTFEQHGFLIQNRETQKYHLGLKLLEYGKVVTDQLNIQQYFQPILKEIANSTGESVYLNMLEGKEGVCVSIVLSSKDIQYLIPVGDRSPLYAGASQKVMMAYVSEELQEEIIQEGLTAVTSRTITDSLRLRAQLAQIKEEGWCISVGEYTEDVVGISVPMLDSHRRILGSITIAGPRYRIDDERCESYLRILLDQVPLIRQSCNIISHMW; translated from the coding sequence GTGTCGCTCAAGACGCTGGCCAAATCGCTTGAATTGCTTGATTGCTTTACATCGGATCATCCGATATGGGGGGTACGTGATTTAGCGAAGAAGCTGGGAATGCACCACTCGGTCGTGCATCGCATCGTAACGACGTTCGAGCAGCACGGCTTTCTCATTCAGAACAGAGAGACGCAGAAATACCATCTTGGCTTGAAGCTGCTGGAGTACGGCAAGGTCGTCACCGATCAGCTCAACATTCAGCAATATTTTCAGCCGATTTTGAAGGAAATTGCGAATTCGACTGGGGAATCGGTGTACCTGAATATGCTGGAAGGGAAGGAGGGCGTCTGCGTATCCATCGTTCTCAGCTCGAAGGATATTCAATATCTGATTCCGGTCGGCGACCGTTCGCCGCTGTATGCCGGAGCTTCGCAGAAGGTCATGATGGCTTACGTATCTGAGGAGCTTCAGGAGGAGATTATTCAGGAAGGCTTGACGGCCGTCACTTCTCGAACGATAACGGACTCGCTCCGCTTGCGGGCCCAATTGGCGCAAATCAAGGAGGAGGGCTGGTGCATTTCTGTCGGTGAATATACGGAAGATGTCGTCGGTATATCCGTTCCGATGCTGGACAGTCATCGCCGCATTCTTGGCTCCATTACGATTGCCGGACCAAGATACCGGATAGACGACGAGAGATGCGAGTCGTACTTGCGCATTTTGCTAGACCAAGTCCCTTTAATACGTCAAAGCTGCAATATTATATCGCATATGTGGTAA